Proteins encoded together in one Hevea brasiliensis isolate MT/VB/25A 57/8 chromosome 16, ASM3005281v1, whole genome shotgun sequence window:
- the LOC110636798 gene encoding DELLA protein RGL1-like, producing MENAMFSFDELNCFGFQDEFISTNVVSESTDGGDKGTNGPSYGAQEWRESAGIDSLCSDYGFYKENLWEQELLISSYEEQERLQQSFLDCEQFDDFKFNILSPPLETCLEEITKLGEIQKGIQEVEPKEDKSYPISSESLQLLRSYNKGFKQLSSGRVIVPINCTPSTIAAGQGLSTEEIIRIAGARFIQSSCQGVEVASIFNNPFYLSSSGLSDEDAKMVKLAESLLASAEKIGNQQFDCASRLLKQCNSFSSNEGNPVQRVAYYFAEVLQERIDIEIGRITSKEQWKKQSFDIDKAMTTPNPTALASHQAIPFCQILHFAGIQAILDNVDDASRIHIIDFTLRCGLQWTVLMQALVSRCECPVELLKITAIATAWEDLIETTGKRLTAFAQTMNLAFSFKIVVVSDVLELKEDLLEIDDEEIVAIYSDNLPRSLIALPKRLESIMRMIKNIIPCVMVVAEIESNQNSPTFLNRFIEALFFFSAYFDCLDACMERDDSNRLILEAMYLGKGIRNAIAIEGEEKTIRSRKLDAWRSFYARFGMVEIDLSSSSLLQANLIVKKFACGNYCTLNKNGKSLIIGWKGTPLHSLSAWKFILEE from the coding sequence ATGGAAAATGCAATGTTTTCTTTCGATGAGTTGAACTGTTTTGGATTTCAAGATGAGTTCATTTCAACAAATGTAGTTTCTGAGAGTACGGATGGAGGGGACAAAGGCACAAATGGTCCATCTTATGGAGCTCAAGAATGGAGAGAATCTGCAGGTATTGATTCTCTTTGTTCTGATTATGGATTCTATAAAGAAAACTTATGGGAGCAAGAATTACTCATCTCCAGCTATGAGGAACAAGAACGGCTGCAACAATCATTCTTGGATTGTGAGCAGTTCGATGATTTCAAGTTTAATATCTTATCTCCGCCACTTGAGACTTGTCTTGAGGAAATCACAAAGCTTGGTGAAATCCAGAAAGGAATTCAAGAGGTTGAACCCAAGGAGGACAAGTCATATCCAATTTCTTCAGAATCACTTCAGCTGCTAAGAAGTTACAATAAAGGGTTTAAACAGCTAAGCAGCGGGAGAGTAATTGTGCCAATAAATTGTACCCCATCCACCATAGCTGCTGGCCAGGGATTGTCAACAGAAGAGATCATCAGGATTGCTGGAGCAAGGTTTATCCAATCCTCTTGCCAGGGAGTTGAAGTTGCTTCCATATTCAACAATCCTTTTTATCTCTCTTCGTCTGGCCTTTCTGATGAGGATGCCAAAATGGTGAAACTCGCTGAATCCCTTCTTGCTTCTGCTGAGAAAATAGGCAATCAACAATTTGATTGTGCTAGCAGATTGCTTAAACAATGCAATTCCTTTTCTTCCAATGAAGGAAATCCTGTGCAACGAGTAGCTTACTATTTTGCTGAAGTTCTCCAAGAAAGAATCGACATAGAAATAGGCAGGATCACATCAAAAGAGCAGTGGAAGAAGCAATCATTTGATATTGATAAAGCAATGACGACTCCAAACCCAACAGCCCTGGCAAGTCACCAAGCAATTCCCTTCTGTCAGATTCTCCATTTTGCTGGAATTCAAGCCATCTTGGACAATGTGGATGATGCCAGCAGAATTCACATAATTGATTTTACACTAAGATGTGGACTTCAATGGACTGTTTTAATGCAAGCTTTAGTTTCTCGATGCGAATGCCCTGTCGAGCTTCTCAAGATAACTGCAATTGCAACTGCATGGGAGGATTTAATTGAGACTACAGGTAAGAGGTTAACCGCTTTTGCACAAACCATGAACTTGGCCTTTTCCTTTAAGATAGTTGTGGTATCAGATGTGTTGGAGCTTAAAGAAGATCTATTAGAAATAGATGATGAGGAAATAGTAGCTATCTACTCTGATAATCTGCCTAGAAGCCTAATTGCATTGCCAAAGAGGCTGGAGTCTATTATGAGAATGATCAAAAACATCATTCCCTGTGTAATGGTGGTCGCTGAAATTGAGTCAAATCAAAACTCACCCACTTTCTTGAATCGTTTCATTGAAGCACTTTTCTTCTTTAGTGCATATTTCGATTGTCTTGACGCATGTATGGAACGAGATGATTCAAATAGGTTGATTTTGGAAGCAATGTACCTTGGTAAAGGAATCCGAAACGCTATAGCTATTGAGGGAGAGGAAAAGACGATTCGAAGTCGAAAGCTTGATGCTTGGAGGTCATTCTATGCTCGTTTTGGCATGGTGGAGATTGATCTGAGTTCTTCATCCTTGCTCCAAGCAAATTTGATAGTGAAGAAATTTGCATGTGGAAACTATTGCACACTTAACAAAAATGGGAAAAGCTTGATTATTGGATGGAAAGGCACACCCCTTCATTCCCTTTCTGCCTGGAAGTTCATCttagaagaataa